In Methanomassiliicoccus luminyensis B10, a single genomic region encodes these proteins:
- a CDS encoding PH domain-containing protein, which translates to MYEQLLAAAKIGHANMVRGRPVSDKAKGNEGPRFSMPSKNDKMALAQISFTSILLLVVMLPMTLFITGGVGGSLSVTMDEEKVSIDAPPYGWGIAYSDIDSCEPNDGTFHVSREFGLSNHEIIAGRLYNDEVGSCNGAIYKDTGACVLIRTYDGTYYVFNDASVEGTASLHAELLRHLPTL; encoded by the coding sequence ATGTACGAGCAGCTCTTGGCGGCCGCCAAAATCGGGCATGCGAATATGGTGCGGGGGCGGCCCGTTAGCGACAAGGCCAAGGGGAACGAAGGCCCCCGGTTCTCGATGCCCTCCAAGAATGACAAGATGGCCCTGGCGCAGATATCGTTCACATCGATCCTCCTGCTCGTGGTCATGCTGCCGATGACCCTGTTCATAACCGGTGGTGTCGGCGGTTCGTTATCGGTCACGATGGACGAGGAAAAGGTCAGCATCGATGCACCTCCGTATGGTTGGGGCATCGCCTATTCGGACATAGACAGCTGCGAGCCGAATGACGGGACGTTCCACGTCAGCCGCGAATTCGGACTGAGCAACCACGAAATAATCGCGGGTCGGCTGTACAACGACGAGGTAGGGAGCTGCAACGGTGCCATCTATAAGGATACGGGCGCTTGCGTGCTGATTAGGACGTACGATGGAACATACTACGTGTTCAACGATGCGTCCGTTGAAGGCACCGCCTCACTGCACGCCGAACTATTGAGACATCTGCCAACGTTGTGA
- a CDS encoding phosphoribosyltransferase has product MEHGRINLDDFAISGFDYFLNSDNHQEKKKEIYGLLANLFKSSSLEIDTLVGVDRKGAWIVDNFFAEYPGLKKFNVISDSEIDAKKSMVSKLRVLVFDDSIHTADTITNVISRLQRYKPKNIIVACLLSNAGSNVIINKKYPDIKIVPCKTVFEDFPKQSEDYLVWELPFVDGLKAKDNPDFPKLKITTPEQDLDKIADSICNAIKNSVNNVSDIEIEKVINKVLSRNINVEVEADESVIASPYYKFATVDESKVRAFITKYEGRTEIIVTPLVFPRLDSNGCDIIDTSPNDCLCKAVKLKKKNDEICKLCLPYFVNGIFLDRLNKKINETLKADNILIETIKTERPKIGRFIRIS; this is encoded by the coding sequence ATGGAGCATGGAAGAATAAATCTGGATGATTTTGCTATCAGCGGATTTGATTACTTCCTAAACTCCGATAACCACCAAGAAAAGAAGAAGGAAATATATGGCCTCCTTGCAAATCTGTTCAAATCCAGTTCATTAGAGATCGATACTCTTGTTGGTGTGGATAGAAAGGGTGCGTGGATAGTTGATAATTTCTTCGCTGAATATCCCGGTTTAAAAAAATTCAACGTCATCTCCGATAGCGAAATCGACGCGAAAAAGAGCATGGTAAGCAAGCTGAGAGTATTGGTTTTTGATGATTCTATCCATACTGCGGATACAATAACCAACGTTATTTCCAGGCTGCAGAGATATAAACCAAAAAACATAATAGTTGCTTGCCTTTTATCGAATGCAGGTTCCAATGTAATAATTAATAAAAAATATCCAGATATTAAGATAGTGCCATGTAAGACCGTATTTGAAGATTTTCCCAAGCAGTCCGAAGACTATCTGGTTTGGGAATTACCCTTTGTCGATGGCCTTAAGGCAAAAGACAACCCCGATTTTCCGAAGCTAAAAATCACTACGCCTGAGCAAGATCTAGATAAGATCGCCGACTCCATATGTAATGCGATAAAGAATAGTGTAAATAATGTATCAGATATCGAAATAGAAAAAGTCATAAATAAGGTTCTTTCTCGAAACATCAACGTCGAAGTCGAAGCTGATGAGTCAGTGATAGCGTCTCCATATTACAAATTTGCGACGGTGGATGAGTCGAAAGTTAGAGCATTCATAACAAAGTACGAGGGCCGAACGGAGATTATCGTTACGCCACTTGTCTTCCCTAGGTTGGATTCAAATGGGTGTGACATAATTGACACATCTCCAAATGACTGTCTTTGTAAGGCCGTGAAATTGAAAAAGAAGAATGATGAGATATGCAAATTGTGCTTACCTTACTTTGTGAACGGAATATTCTTGGATAGGCTGAATAAAAAGATCAACGAAACTCTAAAGGCAGACAACATCCTCATCGAGACAATAAAGACAGAGAGGCCTAAGATAGGCCGATTTATTCGGATTTCTTAG
- a CDS encoding HD domain-containing protein gives MVRTPHSREAALYIHLANSESDQLLIDSEQMARQIFPFIQRNFRDLTGHGIVHSTSIISYLNLFISILKAEGLELSRTEVRLLYSAAWLHDIGYLTCSERSEHSRESCRLLQIIEENYSLLGDLKNSMMYLVKYHQSRYDLSEVPKNAVHIHGDQVRLQFLCALFRLADACHIGEDRANRLVYYLIEGEINPESKPHWIGNSSVLSVDFIVEDAKILITVTNENDAKVLTDGFIKDFQKLMPFLAPAFPFYSVEIQSETPFELEGGRI, from the coding sequence GTGGTCAGGACGCCTCATTCGCGGGAAGCAGCTCTGTATATCCATTTGGCAAATTCTGAATCTGATCAATTGCTAATTGATTCAGAACAGATGGCCCGCCAGATCTTTCCATTTATTCAGAGAAATTTCAGAGACCTGACCGGTCATGGCATAGTCCATTCAACTTCCATTATCAGTTACCTTAATCTATTCATCAGCATATTAAAAGCAGAAGGGCTTGAACTAAGTCGCACTGAAGTTAGGTTGCTATATTCAGCAGCATGGTTGCACGACATTGGCTATTTGACCTGCAGTGAGCGGAGTGAGCATTCGAGGGAATCCTGTAGGCTCCTCCAGATCATTGAAGAAAATTATTCATTATTGGGCGATTTAAAGAACTCGATGATGTATCTTGTGAAATATCACCAATCGAGATATGATCTATCCGAGGTACCAAAGAACGCCGTACACATACATGGGGACCAAGTACGTTTACAATTTCTCTGCGCCCTATTTAGACTAGCAGATGCGTGCCACATCGGAGAAGATAGGGCTAACAGGTTGGTCTACTATTTGATCGAAGGGGAGATAAATCCTGAAAGTAAACCCCATTGGATTGGCAACAGCTCTGTCTTATCGGTGGACTTCATTGTCGAAGATGCTAAGATATTGATTACAGTAACGAACGAAAACGATGCGAAGGTTCTTACCGATGGCTTTATCAAAGATTTTCAAAAACTCATGCCATTTTTAGCTCCGGCATTTCCATTCTATTCAGTAGAGATACAAAGTGAAACACCGTTCGAGCTGGAAGGGGGAAGAATCTGA
- a CDS encoding AAA family ATPase gives MRSKIQTLSDELNENFKEREDEIAGSLLAMISGEHVLFIGPPGTAKSLLAREMCKAIEEGNFFYYLLTRFTTPDEIFGPLSLSSLQEDVFSRKIEGYLPTANVSFLDEIFKANSSILNSLLTILNERKYHNGSELVTVPLYSVFGASNELPEENESLEALYDRFLFRYYVGYVQDETNFLDLILGHAENFAPSTKLNIAELDVLQERAEAVPVGEDVLDALVGLRKEFRSMGVSVSDRRWKKFVRVLRVAAAALDRENVDKTMLPLLQHMTWNKPEEKATIRKLLLEMTVSGGVDLERTKKDLQDLHASAALSRNYILPEKVTCYSCEREFTDWNSLREHGHNSPDHIYVLTGKEEKYQLTRNRTTPKMYPNFLDYFESKGRPVVRALDEDKKALYLQEVEDLEDDLGLLETDLEKERAELHKALVENIWLSHRDREDIMSIYDGKAAVMGEMRSLLGDTRDIVTTEERVE, from the coding sequence ATGAGGTCTAAGATACAGACGCTCAGCGATGAGCTGAACGAGAACTTCAAGGAGAGAGAGGACGAGATCGCAGGGTCCTTGCTGGCCATGATATCGGGGGAGCATGTGCTGTTCATCGGCCCCCCCGGCACGGCCAAGAGCCTGCTGGCTAGGGAGATGTGCAAGGCCATCGAGGAGGGGAACTTCTTCTACTATCTCCTCACCCGCTTCACCACTCCCGACGAGATCTTCGGGCCGCTGTCCCTCAGCTCCCTCCAGGAGGACGTGTTCAGCCGCAAGATCGAGGGATACCTCCCCACCGCCAACGTCTCCTTCCTGGACGAGATCTTCAAGGCCAATTCGTCCATCCTCAACTCCCTGCTCACCATCCTCAACGAGAGAAAGTACCACAACGGCTCCGAGCTGGTGACCGTGCCGCTGTACTCCGTGTTCGGCGCGTCCAACGAGCTGCCGGAGGAGAACGAGAGCCTGGAGGCCCTGTACGACCGCTTCCTGTTCCGTTACTACGTCGGCTACGTCCAGGACGAGACCAACTTCCTGGACCTCATCCTGGGGCATGCCGAGAACTTCGCGCCCTCCACCAAGCTGAACATCGCCGAGCTGGACGTCCTGCAGGAGAGGGCGGAGGCGGTCCCGGTGGGCGAGGACGTGCTCGACGCCCTGGTGGGCCTTCGCAAAGAGTTCCGTTCCATGGGGGTGAGCGTTTCGGACCGCCGCTGGAAGAAGTTCGTGCGCGTCCTCCGCGTGGCCGCGGCCGCCCTGGACCGCGAGAACGTGGACAAGACCATGCTGCCGCTGCTGCAGCACATGACCTGGAACAAGCCGGAGGAGAAGGCCACCATACGCAAGCTGCTCCTGGAAATGACGGTGTCCGGCGGGGTCGACCTGGAGAGGACCAAGAAGGACCTCCAGGACCTGCACGCCTCCGCGGCCCTGTCCAGGAACTACATCCTGCCGGAGAAGGTTACCTGCTACAGCTGCGAGCGCGAGTTCACCGACTGGAACTCGCTCAGGGAGCATGGGCATAACAGCCCCGATCACATCTATGTCCTCACCGGCAAGGAGGAGAAGTACCAGCTGACCAGGAACAGGACCACCCCTAAGATGTACCCGAACTTCCTGGACTACTTCGAGTCCAAGGGAAGGCCGGTGGTCCGGGCCCTGGACGAGGACAAGAAGGCCCTGTACCTCCAGGAGGTGGAGGACCTCGAGGACGACCTGGGGTTGCTTGAGACAGACCTGGAGAAGGAAAGGGCCGAGCTTCACAAGGCTCTCGTCGAGAACATCTGGCTGTCTCACCGGGACCGCGAGGATATAATGTCCATCTACGACGGCAAGGCGGCGGTCATGGGTGAGATGAGATCCCTTCTCGGGGACACCAGGGATATCGTCACCACCGAGGAGCGCGTGGAATAA